From Nicotiana tabacum cultivar K326 chromosome 20, ASM71507v2, whole genome shotgun sequence, one genomic window encodes:
- the LOC107778573 gene encoding uncharacterized protein LOC107778573 produces the protein MELATYKLEDMANTWYETVLLGRPAGAPPLTWDEFTKLFKNHFLPDSLMQKYARDFERLVQTLDMDVSTYNTKFCKLDIYAFYLVPTEEARVQRFVDGLVGRLYTVVAPQMKTLSYSDVVNLARKIENKGRDERAASELRKKAKTRGAFNGGFSENRRARNQGQQQQQQQVATLVGESLLAEYVYRACQIRVEGRDTLADLIKGCLGLLAIVNDTRNETVSIENVPVVREFSDVFPEDLPGLPPNSSATDQVNTEKYKVSVEEECEQSFQKLKMCLTTAPILALPSGSGGFSVFCDASRVGLGCVLMQNGRVIAYASRQLKNHEQNYHTHHLEMVAVQRDLNLQQRRWMELLKDYDCSISYHPRKANVVADALSRKSIGSLAKSLLVERIKATQYEDERLCKYRNEALAGKSKDMIIESDGVLRMGDTLCVADVDELRHAILKEAYNTKYTTHPGSTKIYHDLKQFYWLEVQEAMKKVRLIRQRLLAAQSRQKSYADKRRRDLVFTIGDKVFLRVSPMKGVMRFGKRGKLSPRFIGPYKILDQVGAVAYRLALPPKLTFIHPVFHVSILRKCILDSSQVIEAPAIPLDEKLSYEEKPMAIVDRQVRKLRSKEIEFVKVLLRNHTVEEATWELEKDMQAEYPHLFQSTGCLVVDLRQGKYWDSPKIGKTLSDFLKNTDEFILEELVESREYA, from the exons ATGGAGCTCGCAACATACAAACTAGAGGATATGGCGAACACATGGTATGAAACTGTATTGCTAGGAAGGCCAGCAGGAGCACCACCACTGACATGGGACGAGTTCACTAAGTTGTTCAAGAATCATTTTCTTCCAGACAGCCTGATGCAAAAATATGCTAGAGACTTTGAGAGATTGGTTCAGACTCTAGATATGGATGTGTCAACATATAACACTAAGTTTTGCAAGCTGGATATATATGCTTTTTACTTAGTGCCTACCGAAGAAGCTCGAGTTCAAAGGTTTGTTGATGGATTGGTCGGTCGTCTATACACTGTAGTAGCCCCACAGATGAAGACTTTATCCTACTCTGATGTAGTCAACCTTGCTAGAAAGATTGAAAACAAGGGACGTGATGAGCGTGCAGCTAGTGAATTACGTAAGAAGGCCAAGACAAGAGGGGCTTTCAATGGCGGTTTTAGTGAAAATAGAAGAGCAAGAAATcaaggacaacaacaacaacaacaacaag TTGCTACTCTTGTTGGAGAGTCTCTGTTAGCTGAATACGTGTATCGTGCTTGTCAGATTCGGGTCGAGGGTAGAGATACTCTAGCTGACcttatt AAAGGTTGCTTGGGTCTCTTAGCTATTGTAAATGACACAAGAAATGAAACAGTTAGTATAGAAAATGTACCAGTAGTGAGagaattttctgatgtatttcctgaggaTTTACCAGGATTGCCTCCA AATAGCAGCGCCACTGACCAAGTTAACACAGAAAAATACAAAGTTTCGGTAGAGGAGGAATGTGAGcaaagctttcagaaactcaaaatGTGTTTGACAACTGCACCAATATTAGCCTTACCATCAGGTTCTGGAGGATTTTCAGTATtctgtgatgcctcgagggtggGATTGGGATGTGTTCTTATGCAAAATGGTcgtgttattgcttatgcttcgagacAATTGAAAAATCATGAGCAAAACTATCATACACATCATTTGGAGATGGTTGCAGTg CAGAGAGATCTAAATCTTCAGCAGCGTCGTTGGATGGAACTACTCAAAGACTATGATTGTTCTATCTCGTATCATCCTCGAAAagctaatgtggtggctgatgcattgagtagaaaatCTATAGGGAGTTTG GCTAAGTCTTTATTAGTTGAGCGCATTAAGGCCACCCAATATGAGGATGAACGATTATGCAAATACAGAAACGAGGCCTTAGCTGGTAAAAGCAAGGATATGATTATTGAAAGTGATGGTGTTCTTAGAATGGGTGACACGCTATGTGTAGCAGACGTAGATGAGTTGAGACATGCTATTCTTAAAGAAGCTTACAACACTAAATACACTACACATCCTGGATCCACAAAAATATACCATGACCTGAAGCAATTTTATTGGTTGGAAg TACAAGAAGCTATGAAAAAGGTCCGGTTGATCAGACAGAGATTGCTTGCAGCTCAAAGTAGACAAAAGTCTTATGctgataagagaagaagagatttagtgttcacaattggggacaaagtgttcctacgagtctcccctatgaaaggtgtgatgcggtttgggaaaagaggcaagttgagccccaggtttataggACCGTATAAGATACTAGACCAAGTGGGAGCGGTAGCTTATCGTTTggcacttcctcctaagttgacctttattcatccagtgtttcacgtCTCAATTCTAAGAAAATGTATATTAGACTCATCTCAGGTGATTGAAGCACCTGCTATACCGCTTGATGAGAAGTTGTCTTACGAGGAGAAACCGATGGCTATTGttgataggcaagtaagaaagctACGGTCAAAAGAAATTGAGTTCGTAAAAGTCTTATTGCGAAATCATACagtcgaagaagctacttgggaactAGAAAAAGATATGCAAGCGGAGTATCCCCATTTGTTTCAGTCTACAG